The genomic DNA CGGTGAAACCGCCCCCATTTATTTAGTATCTCCAATGGAGAAAACTACTCGAGTGGTCCGCGATCGAGGTACCGTCTCGCCGCGGGTCACTCGAAGTCGTCGACGAGCCGATCCATGCAGCCGATCGGCTGATCGGGTTGGAAGTACTTGCAGTGTCCGGGGACCGAATTCGTGACGTCGACATCGTGGTAGTTGTCCGGCGTCGACCCGCTGGACCACCAGCCGTCACAGTCCGCACCGTCACAGCCCAGTCCGCTGTCGATCGTACTGAAGTCGTAGATCGTACAGACGGTGAAGTCGTCTTCGGAGCGGTAGCTGTACACCTCGTCGGCGGAATCCCGAATGCCGTCGGCGTACCGGCCGTCGTCACAGACCGAGTCGTCCTCGACGGCGGCCCCGACCAGCGAGACGGTCTCGAGGACGACGTCGCCGCCGAGTTCCGCGAGTGCACCGAGCGTCACTCGGGCACCCAGGGAGTGGCCCACGAGGCGGATGGTCGTGCTCGCGTCCGCCTGGACCTCCTCGCGGAGCCAGCGTCCCAGACGGACGCCGGCGTCGTCCGCGTTGTCCTCTGCACCCCAGAAGTTCAGCGTATCCGATGCCCACGACGCGACGATCACCGGTTCGTCGTAGCCCGCTTGCTGGAGCGCCAGATCGAGCGCATACGCCTGATCGTCGCTCTCTTCTCTGCCCTTCCAGCCGTGTGCGAAGATGCAGATTTCCTCCTCGTTCAGGCCCCAGGGGTCGGGATCGTTCCGTGTCAGATCGATCGTCGGGTACCCATGTGGCGCGGCCGGCCAGTTCTTGCACTCCTTGAGTTCGCCTGCGGACGCCGTCCCGCTGCCCGCCGCCAGACCGACTGCACCGACGGTTGCGGCCGACGTCACTCGGAGGACGCGACGCCGGGTCGGCTCGTTCGAATTGCTATCTGTTACCGTGACATCTTCTCCTTTGGTATCGTTACGCATACTTCGTAACCTACAGCAATTATCATGACTAAATATCTTCCGGGATATTTCTATAGTTGTACTCCACGCGATCGACAGCGGATCGTAAGCCGAGAAGCGAGCGGCGTGTTTCCCGCGGAACCGGTCCTGAGACACCCAGCGGCCGAGAACCCGTCTCGGACGATCGGGGGACTTATTCCGGTAGAGCCCCCTAGAACGACTGGGAGAGAGAGCCCGGCTGCCGCGATGGTTTCACCGGCAACGGTGGCCCACGCTCTACCGTTGCCCGACTCTTCGAGTCGCGCAACGGCCGCGAGGAAAGTCCCCCCACCTGTTCGGGCAGGTGACCGGACGCAAGTCCGGAGCGGGAGACCGCTGGCTCTGGAACAGAAACGACACGTCTCGGCCCGACCGATGACGCGCGCGAACCCGACCGAGAGGAAGGGGAGTGAACCCGCAGAGGGACCGGGCGATTCGGAGTGCGATCGGCTCGAAGTGCCGTCAGCACGAGAATCGCCTCCGAACTCGCGGCGTCGCCGCGAGTCGTGTGGTCGCATCTCGCGCGCGGTTTGAATCCGCGGATCGTGCTCGTCACGGTCGACCACACCCAGACGGCCGAGGATCGATGGAACGGCGAATCCTCACCGGTGCAAGTCCGCGCCGTGGTAGCCCGAACACCCTGCGGCTTCGCCGCGGACGGCGCGGACGCTCAGCCGAATGCCGGGCCGAACAGAAGGGGGCTTACTCCTCTCACCCAGTTTTCCTCCCTCGAGAGCCGTCGCGGTCGCGAGAGTACCGCTGCTCCGACGCGCCGTGCTACGGCATCCAGGTCAACAGCTTCCGCAACAGGAGCGTGTGGTTGCCTCGACCGCCGGCGTCCCCGCCATCATCATCACGCTCGAGCTGGTCGTTTGCTCCCCCGTTCCCGGGATCGTTCGGTTCGCGGTCGGTCTCGTTCTCGTCGCCGCGGTCGGCGTGCTCGCCGCCGTGGTCGGCGTCACCGTTTTCGCCGTCCTGGCCGGGGTCGTCGCTTTCGCCGTCTTCGCTCCCGTCCTCGGCGCTGCCGTCTCGTCCGCTCCCGCCTCTGCGAATCGCGGTCAGCCCGCCGTCGTCGATATAGATCGTTCGGTTGGCGACCACGCACCGCCCTCCAACGGACGCACTCTCCGCTCGCGAGAAGACCCACTGTTCGCTCCCGTCGTCGAGATCGAAGGCGACGAGCGAGTTCTTGTACTCGCCTCCCCGTAACCCGATGCTGACGAGCACCGTGTTGCAAGCGATCACGGGTTCGCCGATACAGTGCGAGTAGTTTCCAACGGCCCACTGCTGATCACCGCTCTCGAGGTCGACCGCGACGAGCCGATATCGCGTCACGAAGACCAGCATCCCCCCGCG from Natrinema salaciae includes the following:
- a CDS encoding alpha/beta hydrolase; this translates as MRNDTKGEDVTVTDSNSNEPTRRRVLRVTSAATVGAVGLAAGSGTASAGELKECKNWPAAPHGYPTIDLTRNDPDPWGLNEEEICIFAHGWKGREESDDQAYALDLALQQAGYDEPVIVASWASDTLNFWGAEDNADDAGVRLGRWLREEVQADASTTIRLVGHSLGARVTLGALAELGGDVVLETVSLVGAAVEDDSVCDDGRYADGIRDSADEVYSYRSEDDFTVCTIYDFSTIDSGLGCDGADCDGWWSSGSTPDNYHDVDVTNSVPGHCKYFQPDQPIGCMDRLVDDFE